A stretch of the Arthrobacter stackebrandtii genome encodes the following:
- the gatA gene encoding Asp-tRNA(Asn)/Glu-tRNA(Gln) amidotransferase subunit GatA: MSASELIRSSAAAMAAKLAAGEITSVELVQAHLDRIAEVDGGARGVHAFLHVNAEEALAVAADVDARRAAGEELHELAGVPIAIKDLIVTKGQPTTAGSKILEGWMSPYDATVIKKIRDARMPMLGKTNLDEFAMGSSTEHSAYGPTRNPWDLDRIPGGSGGGSAAAVAAFEAPLALGTDTGGSIRQPGAVTGTVGVKPTYGAVSRYGAIAMASSLDQIGPVSRTVLDSALLQEVIGGHDPFDSTSLTDPSTGLADAARIGNVKGMKIGVIKELHGEGFQPGVENRFNESLELLRNAGAEIIEVSCPNFGYALGAYYLIMPSEASSNLAKFDGVRFGSRTLPADGPLTIERVMGATRAAGFGDEVKRRIILGTYALSAGYYDAYYGSAQKVRTLIQRDFDAAFAQVDVLISPTSPVTAFKLGEKLDDPLAMYLNDIATIPANMAGVPGLTLPGGLADEDGLPVGIQFLAPAREDARLYRVGAVLESLLEEQWGGPILDKAPALASTAAKEAN; encoded by the coding sequence ATGAGTGCTTCTGAACTGATCCGTTCCAGCGCGGCCGCCATGGCCGCCAAGCTGGCTGCCGGTGAGATCACCTCCGTTGAACTGGTGCAGGCCCACCTGGACCGCATCGCCGAGGTCGACGGCGGGGCGCGCGGCGTCCACGCGTTCCTCCACGTCAACGCCGAGGAGGCCCTCGCCGTCGCAGCCGACGTCGATGCCCGTCGCGCAGCCGGCGAAGAACTCCACGAACTGGCCGGCGTGCCCATCGCCATCAAGGACCTCATCGTGACAAAGGGCCAGCCCACCACGGCCGGCTCGAAGATCCTCGAGGGCTGGATGAGCCCCTACGACGCCACCGTGATCAAGAAGATCCGGGACGCGCGCATGCCCATGCTGGGCAAGACCAACCTTGACGAATTCGCCATGGGCTCCTCCACCGAGCACTCGGCCTACGGCCCCACCCGCAACCCGTGGGACCTGGACCGGATCCCCGGCGGTTCCGGCGGCGGTTCCGCAGCGGCCGTTGCGGCCTTCGAGGCACCCCTGGCCCTGGGCACCGACACCGGCGGGTCCATCCGCCAGCCCGGCGCCGTCACCGGAACCGTCGGCGTCAAGCCCACCTACGGTGCGGTTTCGCGCTACGGCGCCATCGCCATGGCGTCCTCCCTGGACCAGATCGGGCCCGTCTCGCGCACCGTCCTGGACTCGGCACTGCTGCAGGAAGTTATTGGCGGCCACGACCCCTTCGACTCCACCTCCCTGACCGACCCGTCCACGGGCCTGGCCGACGCCGCCCGCATCGGCAACGTCAAGGGCATGAAGATCGGTGTCATCAAGGAACTCCACGGTGAAGGCTTCCAGCCCGGCGTGGAGAACCGTTTCAACGAATCCCTGGAGCTGCTGCGCAACGCCGGCGCCGAGATCATTGAGGTCTCCTGCCCCAACTTCGGCTACGCCCTGGGTGCCTACTACCTGATCATGCCCAGCGAGGCCTCCTCCAACCTTGCCAAGTTCGACGGCGTCCGCTTCGGTTCGCGCACCCTGCCCGCCGACGGCCCGCTCACCATTGAGCGCGTCATGGGCGCCACCCGCGCCGCCGGCTTCGGCGATGAGGTCAAGCGCCGCATCATCCTGGGCACCTACGCCCTGTCCGCCGGCTACTACGACGCCTACTACGGCTCGGCCCAGAAGGTGCGCACCCTGATCCAGCGCGACTTCGACGCCGCGTTCGCGCAGGTGGACGTGCTGATCTCCCCGACCTCCCCGGTCACGGCGTTCAAGCTGGGCGAGAAGCTGGATGACCCGCTGGCCATGTACCTGAACGACATCGCCACCATCCCCGCCAACATGGCCGGCGTCCCCGGCCTGACCCTGCCCGGCGGCCTGGCCGACGAAGACGGCCTGCCAGTCGGCATCCAGTTCCTGGCACCCGCCCGGGAAGACGCCCGCCTGTACCGCGTGGGCGCCGTACTGGAATCCCTGCTCGAAGAGCAGTGGGGCGGACCCATCCTGGACAAGGCCCCGGCCCTAGCATCGACCGCAGCCAAGGAGGCAAACTAA
- a CDS encoding glycosyl hydrolase family 28-related protein, producing the protein MGTTTNATSATTPWSGHAPLSAAQLGPDTVGFYSGVPSRQDPAALPVHAAERTVVDVTSFGADPTGARDSAAAVHAAVVHARGLGGPATIVFPRGRYTLYPESMPKRELYVSNTVGRFPEFKVKNIAVLLEDMHDVIVDGMGSTLIFHGRATQWAVIRSTDVTIQNLSTDWHAPLVLDLTVLATGVADVRGYRDLKLPAGTTATIHGATATFHGESSPATGEPYWSHGPEVADEWQNQVRDLASGLTLRSPLPLWEGSSAVADLGNNVIRISYGSPQDPGGAGSVYELRQRPRDTPGGFIWESERVELKNLALHYLHGFGIVGQLSKDISLDRITLRAKAGSWRQTAGLADFVQLSGVGGKAQITNCLFDNPHDDPINIHGTYVQVEHIDRASRTVTLKYMEQDTAGFPQFYPGDQLRFVRRATMLSDGAEDYRVTAVEGPNGRDGSRDLERMRVTVDRELPEGLAADAFVAENLTYTPEVYIAGNTFKSTPTRGILVTTPRPVLIERNHFDQMGMASIYISADADYWYESSGVTNATIRNNVFDRPARGWAAIWFDPTNTESEPVRTVHSNISIDANRFRLVPGGSVLRGASVAELSFTNNEVGRWAPFAGEAPAEPQELFEFSASHGITLSGNSYAPGFNVCATVDGMPAAEVNGSDDGVTTRVLAEAPSRGGRPAEAAGRPDCVSAAGSGVGAGGGFATWAGGADAAGRPAALLEPRWTGVEFGAPGSTQAWLAHVPAGTGQVTATLQAAAPDTALFVNYNDAGLVPEADGTCTLILADGPNILEVRTLDRSTGTGTAGQTYRWAIIRH; encoded by the coding sequence ATGGGCACCACCACGAACGCCACGTCCGCCACAACCCCCTGGTCCGGCCACGCGCCCCTGTCGGCAGCGCAGTTGGGTCCCGACACCGTGGGCTTTTATTCCGGCGTGCCCTCCCGCCAGGACCCGGCGGCGCTCCCCGTCCACGCGGCGGAGCGAACCGTGGTGGATGTGACCAGTTTCGGCGCCGACCCCACCGGGGCCCGGGACTCCGCAGCGGCAGTCCATGCCGCCGTCGTGCATGCCCGCGGGCTGGGCGGCCCCGCCACCATCGTGTTCCCACGAGGCCGCTACACCCTTTACCCGGAGTCCATGCCCAAGCGCGAGCTTTATGTGTCCAACACGGTGGGCCGGTTCCCGGAATTCAAGGTCAAAAACATCGCTGTCCTGCTCGAGGACATGCACGACGTCATCGTGGATGGCATGGGCTCGACCCTGATTTTCCACGGCCGCGCCACCCAATGGGCCGTCATCCGTTCCACCGATGTCACCATCCAGAACCTGTCCACCGACTGGCATGCCCCGCTGGTGCTGGACCTGACCGTCCTTGCCACGGGAGTGGCGGACGTCCGCGGCTACCGCGACCTCAAGCTGCCTGCCGGCACCACCGCCACCATCCACGGTGCCACGGCAACTTTCCACGGCGAGAGCAGCCCGGCCACGGGCGAACCCTACTGGTCGCACGGTCCGGAGGTGGCCGACGAATGGCAGAACCAGGTCCGGGACCTCGCCAGCGGCCTGACCCTGCGCTCGCCGCTGCCCCTCTGGGAGGGATCCAGCGCCGTTGCAGACCTGGGCAACAACGTGATTCGCATCAGCTACGGCTCCCCCCAAGACCCGGGCGGCGCCGGGTCCGTCTACGAACTGCGCCAGCGCCCGCGCGACACCCCGGGCGGCTTCATCTGGGAATCCGAACGCGTGGAGCTGAAGAACCTGGCCCTGCACTACCTGCACGGCTTCGGCATCGTCGGCCAGCTCAGCAAGGACATCTCACTGGACCGGATCACGCTGCGCGCCAAGGCCGGTTCATGGCGCCAGACGGCCGGCCTGGCCGACTTCGTCCAACTCTCCGGTGTCGGCGGCAAGGCGCAGATCACCAACTGCCTCTTCGACAACCCGCACGACGACCCCATCAACATCCACGGCACCTACGTCCAGGTGGAGCACATCGACCGCGCTTCCCGCACTGTGACCCTGAAGTACATGGAACAGGACACCGCCGGCTTCCCGCAGTTCTACCCCGGCGACCAGCTGCGCTTCGTCAGGCGCGCCACCATGCTCTCCGACGGCGCCGAAGACTACCGCGTGACCGCCGTCGAGGGCCCCAACGGCCGGGACGGGAGCCGCGACCTTGAGCGCATGCGGGTCACGGTGGACCGGGAGCTGCCGGAGGGCCTCGCGGCGGACGCCTTCGTGGCCGAAAACCTGACGTACACGCCGGAGGTGTACATCGCCGGCAACACCTTCAAGTCCACGCCCACCCGGGGAATCCTGGTCACCACGCCCCGCCCCGTGTTGATCGAGCGCAACCATTTTGACCAGATGGGCATGGCCAGCATCTACATTTCCGCGGACGCCGACTACTGGTATGAATCCAGCGGCGTCACGAACGCGACCATCCGCAACAACGTTTTTGACCGGCCTGCACGGGGTTGGGCGGCCATCTGGTTCGACCCCACCAACACCGAATCCGAGCCCGTCCGCACGGTGCACAGCAACATCAGCATCGATGCCAACCGCTTCAGGCTGGTGCCGGGCGGCTCGGTGCTGCGCGGCGCATCCGTGGCGGAGCTGTCCTTCACCAACAACGAGGTGGGCCGCTGGGCACCCTTCGCCGGGGAGGCTCCAGCGGAGCCCCAGGAACTGTTCGAGTTCTCCGCCAGCCACGGCATTACACTCTCGGGCAACAGCTACGCGCCGGGTTTCAATGTGTGCGCCACGGTGGACGGGATGCCGGCCGCGGAGGTCAACGGCTCGGACGACGGCGTCACCACCCGGGTGCTGGCGGAGGCTCCCAGCCGGGGCGGGCGCCCGGCGGAGGCTGCCGGGCGCCCTGACTGCGTTTCCGCCGCGGGTTCCGGGGTGGGCGCCGGCGGGGGTTTCGCCACTTGGGCAGGCGGTGCCGACGCGGCCGGCCGGCCGGCTGCGCTGCTCGAACCCCGGTGGACGGGCGTGGAATTCGGTGCGCCCGGCTCAACGCAGGCGTGGCTGGCACATGTCCCGGCAGGAACCGGGCAGGTCACCGCCACGCTGCAGGCCGCAGCGCCGGACACGGCGTTGTTCGTGAACTACAACGACGCCGGGCTCGTCCCTGAAGCGGACGGCACCTGCACACTTATTCTGGCCGACGGGCCCAACATCCTGGAGGTACGCACCCTGGACCGCAGCACCGGCACAGGAACTGCAGGACAAACGTACCGCTGGGCCATCATCCGCCACTGA
- the gatB gene encoding Asp-tRNA(Asn)/Glu-tRNA(Gln) amidotransferase subunit GatB, with the protein MSVDTILSYEEALEKYDPVLGFEVHVELNTKTKMFSSAPNVFGDEPNSNVNEVCLGLPGVLPVVNKKAVESSILIGLALNCKIAEHCTFARKQYFYPDTPKNFQTSQYEDPICYDGWIDIELEDGTVFRVEIERAHMEEDAGKLTHMGGATGRIQGADFSLVDYNRSGVPLVEIVTKPIEGAGARAPELAKAYVAAIREIVKNLGVSDAKMERGNVRCDANVSLRPYGQEKFGTRTETKNVNSLRAVENAVKFEIQRHAAVLDSGVLITQETRHWHEDTKSTTSGRPKSDADDYRYFPEPDLVPIVTSAAWVEELRATLPEPPAERRKRLQADWGYSDLEFRDVVNAGLMDQIEETVAAGATAAAARKWWMGEIARRAKLADVDPAELGVTPAVVVEIEKLIASGAINDKLARKVLDGVLEGEGTPAEVVAKRGLAVVSDDGALQTAIDEALAAQPDVADKIRGGKVQAVGAIVGGVMKVTRGQADAARVRELILKTLGVEG; encoded by the coding sequence ATGAGCGTTGACACCATCCTGAGCTACGAAGAAGCCCTGGAAAAGTACGATCCCGTATTGGGCTTCGAGGTCCACGTTGAGCTGAACACCAAGACCAAGATGTTCTCCTCGGCGCCCAACGTGTTCGGCGACGAGCCCAACTCCAACGTCAACGAGGTCTGCCTGGGCCTGCCCGGCGTGCTGCCCGTGGTCAACAAGAAGGCCGTGGAGTCCTCGATCCTGATCGGCCTGGCGCTGAACTGCAAGATCGCCGAGCACTGCACCTTTGCCCGCAAGCAGTACTTCTACCCGGACACCCCCAAGAACTTCCAGACGTCCCAGTACGAAGACCCCATCTGCTACGACGGCTGGATCGACATTGAGCTCGAGGACGGCACCGTGTTCCGCGTGGAAATTGAGCGCGCGCACATGGAGGAGGACGCCGGAAAGCTGACCCACATGGGCGGCGCCACCGGCCGCATCCAGGGCGCCGACTTCTCCCTCGTCGACTACAACCGCTCCGGCGTGCCGCTCGTGGAGATCGTCACCAAGCCCATCGAGGGCGCCGGTGCACGCGCACCCGAACTGGCCAAGGCCTACGTTGCGGCGATCCGCGAGATCGTGAAGAACCTGGGTGTTTCCGACGCCAAGATGGAGCGCGGCAACGTCCGCTGCGACGCCAACGTCTCCCTGCGCCCCTACGGCCAGGAAAAGTTCGGCACGCGCACCGAGACAAAGAACGTGAACTCCCTGCGCGCCGTCGAAAACGCCGTGAAGTTTGAGATCCAGCGCCATGCCGCCGTCCTGGATTCCGGCGTGCTCATCACGCAGGAAACCCGCCACTGGCACGAGGACACCAAGTCCACCACGTCCGGCCGCCCCAAGTCCGACGCCGACGACTACCGCTACTTCCCGGAGCCGGACCTGGTGCCGATCGTCACCTCTGCCGCCTGGGTTGAGGAACTGCGCGCAACCCTGCCCGAGCCGCCGGCCGAGCGCCGCAAGCGCCTGCAGGCCGACTGGGGATACTCCGACCTGGAATTCCGCGACGTCGTCAATGCCGGCCTCATGGACCAGATCGAGGAAACCGTGGCCGCCGGTGCCACGGCCGCCGCCGCCCGCAAGTGGTGGATGGGCGAGATCGCCCGCCGTGCCAAGCTGGCCGACGTCGACCCCGCCGAACTGGGCGTCACGCCCGCCGTCGTGGTGGAGATCGAGAAGCTCATCGCAAGCGGCGCCATCAATGACAAGCTGGCCCGCAAGGTGCTCGACGGCGTCCTTGAGGGAGAGGGCACGCCGGCTGAGGTTGTGGCCAAGCGCGGACTCGCCGTGGTCTCCGACGACGGTGCGCTGCAGACCGCGATCGACGAGGCCCTGGCCGCCCAGCCCGACGTTGCGGACAAGATCCGCGGCGGCAAGGTCCAGGCCGTCGGCGCCATTGTTGGCGGCGTCATGAAGGTCACCCGCGGACAGGCCGACGCGGCCCGTGTCCGCGAGCTGATCCTGAAGACCCTGGGTGTGGAAGGCTAG
- a CDS encoding ABC transporter permease produces MHDGIPVRQVSWQARMRKDKQMLIMMIPGVLFLALFFYIPILGNVIAFQDYQPFLGISGSDWVGMQNFVDLYFNPDFWVAFRNTIVLAVWQLLFFFPVPLALALVVDSLISTKIRRWFQSLVYLPHFLSWVLVIALFQQVLGGAGLVNNMLRDFGLDTIPFMTNPDTFPLLATIQLIWKECGWAMIIFLASLAAIDGSLYEAAAADGAGRWRRMWHITLPGLRSIIVLLLILRIGDILSVGFEQFLLQHDAVGAGAAEVIDTFTYFAGVVGGGWSIGAAAGLAKGVVAALLIWGANSLAHRMGEPGIFQKKVS; encoded by the coding sequence ATGCACGACGGCATCCCTGTCCGCCAAGTGAGCTGGCAGGCGCGCATGCGCAAGGACAAGCAAATGCTCATCATGATGATTCCGGGTGTGCTGTTCCTGGCACTGTTCTTCTACATCCCGATTCTGGGCAACGTCATTGCCTTCCAGGACTACCAGCCCTTCCTCGGCATCAGCGGAAGCGACTGGGTGGGCATGCAGAACTTCGTGGACCTGTACTTCAACCCGGACTTCTGGGTGGCCTTCCGCAACACGATCGTCCTGGCGGTGTGGCAGCTGCTCTTCTTCTTCCCGGTCCCGCTTGCCCTGGCCCTCGTGGTCGACTCGCTCATCAGCACCAAGATCCGGCGCTGGTTCCAGTCACTGGTCTACCTGCCGCACTTCCTTTCCTGGGTCCTGGTCATTGCCCTGTTCCAGCAGGTGCTCGGCGGTGCCGGCCTGGTCAACAACATGCTGCGTGACTTCGGCCTGGACACCATTCCGTTCATGACCAACCCCGACACCTTCCCGCTGCTGGCCACAATCCAGTTGATCTGGAAGGAATGCGGCTGGGCCATGATCATCTTCCTCGCCTCGCTGGCAGCCATTGACGGCTCGCTGTACGAGGCGGCTGCGGCCGACGGTGCCGGGCGCTGGCGCCGCATGTGGCACATCACCCTCCCGGGCCTGCGGTCCATCATCGTGCTGCTGCTCATCCTGCGCATCGGCGACATCCTCTCCGTCGGCTTCGAACAGTTCCTGCTCCAGCACGACGCCGTTGGCGCCGGGGCAGCGGAAGTCATCGACACCTTCACCTACTTTGCCGGCGTCGTCGGCGGTGGCTGGAGCATTGGTGCGGCCGCCGGCCTGGCCAAGGGCGTGGTTGCCGCACTGCTGATCTGGGGTGCCAACTCGTTGGCGCACCGAATGGGTGAACCCGGCATCTTCCAGAAGAAGGTCAGCTAG
- a CDS encoding glycoside hydrolase domain-containing protein: MRTPATATSTPSTLAATQPLHPELECGVGEWDKLLYGNHRIVVNVSEVPAGRPGNSVVLPWRRQDENPAEVDTIVVSAATGTRVLNVVRTAATSERGEFTFEPVDGPGEYHFYYLPYVMGGRSYYPQASYLPARPTANPGWVKSVVTSVWSFESAFSDSRLPAAQALRYEAASEWDSFAPMNFTATAGELETLHAAHSGAPFMVFAEDRSHAISMTGRLPARWAIGGPAAVAGEDGAPRLTGSAQPGEDHVLQLGLYAVDALDDVQVTVAACATAGNAEIEVAARCINTAGVDRLGVPFSKDLAVGQGRVQALFIIVPVPSEAGGGTLDLTVRIGAAGTSATIPVTLNIAPEADADIPAGGFGDPRQLRRLAWLDSTLAIDDELVRPFTAIELDAPARTLGILGRTLTLAANGLPAQIGSTFTPEVTGVDGPLRTLLAGAFSLETRGAGAWTFGEIDFTVHGPARTSWRCQWHNAARGLSATVHGELEADGAATFAVRLANPGGGGVELGDVRLSVPCLAESVPLSMGLGTTGGRRMESLDWSWDVADRNQESLWLGDANIGAQIAFRDDNYERPLNTNFYHEKPLIEPVSWGNHGSSEAGITLRETVGEGGSGVVLLEAFSGPRTLAGGESLNYGFRLLLTPFKPIDPARQLRNRYFHDQGTVSDIAATGASVINIHHATALAPFINDPLLHADTLAEYTAAAHAAGLKVKVYDTVRELTAHSPDLLPMASLNGEIFSDGPGKGHIWPQEHVGANYVSAWYAPTVDDISIVTAGESRLQNWYIRGLDELVRRTGLDGLYLDDIAYDRQAMKRVRKVLQNRCAEPEIDIHSANQFNERDGFNPSANLYMEQLPYTDRLWLGEYFDYDNTDPAYWLVEVSGIPFGLMGEMLEGGGNPWRGLVFGMTGRAPRVDNRPLWAFWAGHGLADAPMVGHWAGAAVPVRTSDPDVLATSWLTPGGLVTALASWAPEPVDVTLEFAPEYAHLAAAAVSAPAIDGFQGAADFAPGAAVTVEPRKGVVLVVGAP, translated from the coding sequence ATGCGCACGCCGGCAACTGCCACGTCCACACCTTCCACCCTGGCCGCCACCCAACCCCTGCACCCTGAACTGGAATGCGGCGTGGGGGAGTGGGACAAGCTCCTCTACGGAAACCACCGGATCGTGGTCAACGTCAGTGAGGTTCCGGCCGGGCGCCCCGGCAACAGTGTGGTCCTGCCCTGGCGCCGCCAGGATGAGAACCCCGCAGAGGTGGACACCATCGTCGTCTCCGCCGCCACCGGCACCCGCGTTCTCAACGTGGTGCGCACGGCGGCCACCTCCGAGCGCGGCGAGTTCACCTTTGAACCCGTCGACGGCCCCGGCGAATACCACTTCTACTACCTGCCCTACGTCATGGGCGGCCGTTCGTACTACCCGCAGGCCAGCTACTTGCCGGCCCGCCCCACCGCGAATCCCGGCTGGGTAAAGTCCGTGGTGACGAGCGTCTGGTCCTTTGAAAGCGCCTTCAGCGACAGCCGGCTGCCCGCGGCGCAGGCGCTCCGCTACGAGGCCGCCAGCGAGTGGGACTCGTTCGCGCCCATGAACTTCACGGCCACGGCCGGAGAGCTGGAAACGCTCCACGCCGCCCATTCCGGCGCCCCCTTCATGGTGTTTGCCGAGGACCGCAGCCACGCCATTTCCATGACTGGCCGGCTGCCCGCCCGCTGGGCCATCGGCGGCCCCGCCGCGGTGGCCGGGGAGGACGGCGCCCCGCGTCTCACCGGCAGCGCACAGCCGGGCGAGGACCACGTCCTGCAGCTGGGGCTGTACGCCGTGGACGCGCTCGACGACGTCCAGGTCACCGTGGCCGCCTGCGCCACGGCAGGCAACGCGGAAATTGAGGTGGCGGCCCGCTGCATCAATACCGCAGGCGTCGACCGCCTCGGCGTGCCGTTCAGCAAGGACCTCGCCGTGGGGCAGGGCCGCGTCCAGGCCCTGTTCATCATTGTCCCCGTCCCCTCGGAAGCCGGCGGCGGGACCCTTGACCTCACGGTCCGCATTGGTGCAGCGGGCACGAGCGCCACGATCCCCGTCACCCTCAACATTGCCCCCGAGGCGGATGCCGACATTCCCGCCGGCGGTTTCGGCGACCCCCGCCAGCTGCGCCGCCTCGCCTGGCTGGACTCCACGCTCGCCATCGACGACGAACTGGTGCGCCCCTTCACGGCCATCGAGCTGGATGCGCCCGCCCGAACGCTGGGCATCCTGGGCCGCACGCTGACCCTTGCCGCCAACGGGCTCCCGGCACAGATCGGATCAACGTTCACCCCCGAGGTCACGGGCGTGGACGGCCCACTGCGCACGCTGCTGGCCGGCGCCTTCAGCCTCGAAACACGCGGCGCGGGCGCGTGGACTTTCGGCGAGATCGACTTCACCGTCCACGGCCCCGCCCGCACCAGCTGGAGATGCCAGTGGCACAACGCCGCCCGCGGACTGTCCGCCACGGTCCACGGCGAGCTGGAGGCCGACGGCGCCGCCACCTTCGCGGTCCGTCTCGCCAACCCCGGGGGAGGCGGAGTGGAGTTGGGGGACGTCCGCCTCAGCGTGCCTTGCCTGGCCGAATCCGTGCCCCTGTCCATGGGCCTGGGCACCACGGGCGGGCGGCGCATGGAGAGCCTTGACTGGAGTTGGGACGTCGCGGACCGCAACCAGGAATCCCTGTGGCTGGGCGACGCCAACATCGGCGCCCAGATTGCGTTCCGCGACGACAACTACGAGCGCCCGCTCAACACGAACTTCTACCACGAGAAGCCGCTCATCGAACCGGTCTCCTGGGGCAACCACGGCTCATCGGAGGCGGGCATCACCCTCCGGGAGACAGTCGGGGAAGGAGGGTCCGGCGTCGTGCTTCTTGAAGCCTTCAGCGGCCCGCGCACCCTGGCAGGCGGGGAATCGCTCAACTACGGCTTCCGCCTGCTGCTGACGCCGTTCAAGCCCATTGACCCGGCACGGCAGCTGCGCAACCGCTACTTTCACGACCAGGGGACGGTGTCGGACATTGCGGCGACCGGGGCGAGCGTCATCAACATCCACCACGCAACGGCGCTGGCACCGTTCATCAACGACCCCCTGCTGCACGCCGACACGCTGGCCGAGTACACGGCGGCGGCGCATGCGGCCGGGCTCAAGGTCAAGGTCTATGACACCGTGCGCGAGCTGACGGCGCACAGCCCCGACCTGCTGCCCATGGCCTCGCTTAACGGTGAGATCTTCAGCGACGGGCCGGGCAAGGGGCATATCTGGCCGCAGGAACACGTGGGCGCGAACTATGTCTCGGCCTGGTACGCACCCACTGTTGACGACATTTCCATCGTCACGGCGGGGGAGTCGCGGCTGCAGAACTGGTACATCCGCGGCCTGGACGAGCTGGTGCGCCGCACCGGGCTGGACGGGCTCTACCTCGACGACATCGCCTACGACCGCCAGGCCATGAAGCGGGTGCGGAAGGTGCTTCAGAACCGCTGCGCCGAGCCGGAGATCGACATCCACTCGGCCAACCAGTTCAACGAGCGCGACGGCTTCAACCCCTCCGCGAACCTGTACATGGAGCAGCTGCCGTACACGGACAGGCTGTGGCTGGGCGAGTACTTTGACTACGACAACACCGATCCGGCGTACTGGCTCGTGGAGGTCTCCGGGATCCCGTTCGGGCTGATGGGGGAGATGCTGGAAGGCGGCGGCAATCCGTGGCGCGGGCTGGTGTTTGGCATGACCGGGCGTGCCCCGCGCGTGGACAACCGGCCGCTGTGGGCATTCTGGGCCGGGCACGGCCTGGCGGATGCGCCCATGGTGGGGCACTGGGCCGGCGCTGCCGTGCCTGTGCGCACCAGCGACCCGGACGTGCTGGCGACCTCGTGGCTGACGCCCGGCGGGCTGGTGACTGCGCTGGCCAGCTGGGCGCCCGAACCGGTTGACGTGACGCTGGAATTCGCACCGGAGTACGCGCACCTGGCCGCGGCAGCCGTGTCTGCACCCGCCATCGACGGCTTCCAGGGTGCCGCGGACTTTGCGCCCGGTGCCGCCGTCACGGTGGAGCCGCGGAAGGGCGTGGTTCTGGTGGTTGGCGCCCCGTAG
- the gatC gene encoding Asp-tRNA(Asn)/Glu-tRNA(Gln) amidotransferase subunit GatC yields MAAINRDDVAHLAQLAHIEMNDEELDRMATELAVIVDSVKSVSEAAGADVPATSHPIPLTNVMREDVVGHVLTVEEALSGAPDAADGRFKVPAILEES; encoded by the coding sequence ATGGCTGCGATCAACCGTGACGACGTGGCGCATCTGGCGCAACTGGCTCACATCGAGATGAACGACGAAGAACTGGACCGCATGGCCACAGAGCTGGCGGTGATTGTTGATTCGGTCAAGAGCGTCAGCGAGGCCGCAGGTGCGGATGTGCCCGCAACCTCGCACCCGATTCCGCTGACCAACGTCATGCGCGAGGACGTGGTGGGCCACGTGCTCACCGTGGAGGAGGCGCTGTCCGGCGCCCCGGACGCTGCCGACGGCCGCTTCAAGGTCCCCGCTATTTTGGAGGAAAGCTAA